The Candidatus Eisenbacteria bacterium genome contains a region encoding:
- the rplX gene encoding 50S ribosomal protein L24, with amino-acid sequence MAVKIRKGDQVQVISGNDKGKVGRVLSVDDVKMRVVVEKVNFVKRHTKPRRQGVPGGILEREAPIHISNVQLYDPKSERGTRVGIRVLKDGTRERISRASGETLPKPEKG; translated from the coding sequence ATGGCGGTCAAGATCCGCAAGGGCGACCAGGTGCAGGTCATCTCGGGCAACGACAAGGGCAAGGTCGGGCGCGTGCTCTCGGTGGACGACGTCAAGATGCGAGTCGTGGTCGAGAAGGTGAACTTCGTCAAGCGACACACCAAGCCGCGCCGCCAGGGCGTGCCCGGGGGGATCCTGGAGCGCGAGGCTCCGATCCACATCTCCAACGTGCAGCTCTACGACCCGAAGTCGGAGCGCGGGACGCGCGTCGGCATCCGGGTGCTCAAGGATGGTACGCGGGAGCGAATCTCGCGCGCGAGCGGCGAAACGCTGCCGAAGCCCGAGAAGGGCTGA
- the rplN gene encoding 50S ribosomal protein L14, translated as MIQLRTMVTVADNSGAKRAQCIKVLGGHHKRYGRLGDIVVVAIKDAIPGAGVKKGDVAKAVVVRAVKEGRRKDGSYIRFDENAVVLINDDKEPRGTRIFGPVARELREKAFMKIISLAPEVI; from the coding sequence ATGATCCAGCTCAGGACCATGGTGACCGTCGCGGACAACTCGGGGGCCAAGCGCGCCCAGTGCATCAAGGTCCTCGGCGGCCATCACAAGCGCTACGGCCGCCTGGGCGACATCGTGGTGGTCGCGATCAAGGACGCGATCCCAGGCGCCGGAGTGAAGAAGGGCGACGTCGCGAAGGCGGTGGTAGTGCGCGCCGTCAAGGAAGGGCGCCGCAAGGACGGCTCATACATCCGATTCGACGAGAACGCCGTGGTGCTCATCAACGACGACAAGGAACCTCGCGGGACCCGCATCTTCGGGCCGGTGGCGCGCGAGCTGCGTGAGAAGGCGTTCATGAAGATCATTTCGTTGGCGCCGGAGGTGATCTGA
- the rpsQ gene encoding 30S ribosomal protein S17, which yields MTEATTAVRNRRKIRLGKVVSDRMDKTVVVSIERLVKHPTYGRYVRRRNKFKVHDEKNECRVGDIIRFMETRPLSKDKRWRFLEFVERAK from the coding sequence ATGACCGAGGCGACGACCGCGGTGCGCAATCGCCGCAAGATCCGGCTGGGCAAGGTGGTCAGCGACCGCATGGACAAGACGGTCGTGGTGTCCATCGAGCGACTGGTCAAGCACCCGACGTACGGCCGCTACGTGCGTCGTCGGAACAAGTTCAAGGTCCATGACGAGAAGAACGAGTGTCGCGTGGGCGACATCATTCGATTCATGGAGACCCGGCCGCTGTCCAAGGACAAGCGCTGGCGCTTCCTCGAATTCGTCGAGCGTGCGAAATGA
- the rpmC gene encoding 50S ribosomal protein L29, with product MKASAMRDKTADEIRQRLAELREELFNLRFRNSMRQLDSPLKIRQGRREIARLLTVLREKEGQKV from the coding sequence GTGAAGGCGAGCGCGATGCGAGACAAGACGGCCGACGAGATCCGTCAACGCCTGGCCGAGCTGCGGGAGGAGCTGTTCAATCTCCGCTTCCGCAACTCCATGCGCCAGCTCGACAGCCCTCTGAAGATCCGGCAGGGCCGGCGGGAGATCGCCCGGCTGCTCACCGTGCTGCGTGAAAAGGAAGGCCAGAAGGTATGA